One window from the genome of Chloroflexota bacterium encodes:
- a CDS encoding cytochrome C assembly protein, translating to MNTAQPKGSGPGFMGLPPARLISYIYFHPELLGLAAAVLWIVGLYLALIWAPVDLLQGEPYRIFYLHLPMALAAYLSFIVVFIGGILYLWKRKRLFDVWARSAAEVGLLFLTLVIVSGGIWGQATWGTFWAWEPRLTFTFILWLIFVAYVMLRQTVKDQEQGARYAAVLGIIGFLDMPMVFLSVYLTDRDLHPEPRELPPEVWTVTWVTFAAFMALLAYILIQRVRIEQSREELEELRASLEE from the coding sequence ATGAACACAGCGCAGCCCAAGGGAAGCGGCCCGGGATTCATGGGCCTGCCTCCCGCGCGCCTCATTTCGTATATCTACTTCCACCCCGAGCTCTTGGGGCTCGCTGCCGCCGTCCTCTGGATCGTCGGCCTCTACCTCGCCCTCATCTGGGCGCCGGTAGACCTCCTCCAGGGCGAACCCTACCGCATCTTCTACCTCCATCTGCCCATGGCCCTAGCCGCCTACCTCTCCTTCATCGTCGTCTTCATCGGCGGCATCCTCTACCTCTGGAAACGCAAGCGCCTCTTTGACGTCTGGGCGCGCTCCGCAGCGGAAGTCGGCCTCCTCTTCCTCACCCTTGTCATCGTCTCCGGCGGTATCTGGGGCCAGGCCACCTGGGGCACCTTCTGGGCCTGGGAGCCGCGCCTCACCTTTACCTTCATCCTGTGGCTCATCTTCGTCGCCTATGTCATGCTGCGCCAGACCGTGAAAGACCAGGAGCAGGGCGCGCGCTATGCCGCCGTCCTCGGCATCATCGGATTCCTGGACATGCCCATGGTCTTCCTGTCCGTCTACTTGACGGACCGCGACCTGCACCCGGAGCCGCGGGAGCTTCCTCCCGAAGTTTGGACCGTCACCTGGGTCACCTTCGCCGCCTTCATGGCCCTGTTGGCCTATATACTCATCCAGCGCGTCCGCATCGAACAGAGCCGCGAAGAGCTTGAAGAGCTTCGCGCTTCCCTAGAGGAGTAG
- a CDS encoding CcmD family protein: protein MSGITAVYVAFSIVIAAIFGYTFLLGCRQRDVEAEIQDLKAAIAQKKSGT from the coding sequence ATGAGTGGAATCACGGCAGTCTACGTCGCCTTCTCCATCGTCATCGCGGCCATCTTCGGCTACACCTTCCTCCTCGGGTGCCGCCAGCGCGATGTGGAGGCCGAGATCCAAGATCTCAAAGCCGCCATCGCGCAGAAGAAGAGCGGCACGTAA
- a CDS encoding peroxiredoxin family protein: MCRNQLVELQENYQAFKARNVEVLAISMDRESDAKQMADLAKAQYPVLPDPTGAIVRRYGVFNLLGDSVAAPATYIVAKSGAVTWDHIPRDIADRPTSVQLLQRPELPK; the protein is encoded by the coding sequence ATCTGCAGGAACCAGCTCGTGGAGCTGCAAGAGAACTACCAAGCCTTCAAGGCGCGCAACGTGGAGGTCCTGGCCATCAGCATGGATAGGGAAAGCGATGCCAAGCAGATGGCCGATCTCGCCAAGGCCCAGTACCCCGTCCTGCCGGATCCCACCGGAGCCATCGTCCGCCGCTACGGCGTCTTCAATCTCCTGGGCGATAGCGTCGCAGCGCCCGCCACCTACATCGTCGCCAAGAGCGGCGCCGTCACTTGGGACCACATCCCGCGCGATATCGCAGACCGCCCCACATCGGTCCAGCTCCTCCAGCGGCCTGAACTGCCCAAGTAG
- a CDS encoding redoxin domain-containing protein, protein MQNKVAVLLAALAVAGIIASCSGGDSGKGRPTLTPAFRTPTPTAPIATVRQGQQAPDFTVRAADGREIALSKLLQEKQAVILVFYRGFF, encoded by the coding sequence ATGCAGAACAAGGTCGCCGTGCTCCTCGCCGCCCTCGCCGTTGCCGGCATCATCGCCTCCTGCTCCGGCGGCGATTCCGGGAAGGGCAGGCCCACGCTCACACCGGCCTTCCGCACGCCCACCCCCACGGCCCCCATCGCGACGGTGCGCCAGGGGCAACAGGCGCCAGATTTTACCGTCCGCGCCGCCGATGGACGGGAGATAGCCCTCAGCAAACTCCTTCAGGAGAAGCAGGCCGTCATCCTCGTCTTCTATCGTGGCTTCTTCTGA